One stretch of Paenibacillus sp. FSL R5-0341 DNA includes these proteins:
- a CDS encoding beta-galactosidase, protein MAKSIQLDELKMGVCYYPEHWSEQLWEDDFRRMKEMNITVIRMAEFAWSIFEPEEGQFDFSFFQKALDLAHQYGLSVILGTPTATPPAWLTSKYPEVLNANKDGVLYQHGMRRHTNYSSPIYRQQCEKIVRNMVITYKDHPALIGWQIDNEFNCHMDVFYAEADHVAFREWLKNRYESLENLNQAWGTVFWSQTYTDWEQVHLTRNMVSQSPNPHLALDEKRFISANTISFAKLQVDIIRELDPERWITTNGTFGHLDNHEMTEELLDFFSYDSYPQFATIFPGTDDNSLKDRAWSMKLSNVRNMSPNFCVMEQQSGPGGWVDSIGMGTPRPGQIRLWSYQSVLHGTDLLVYFRWRTATFGTEMYWHGINDYHNQPNRRVREVAQVGEEFAKIGRVIAGTTYQADVAILQDYDNIWDGELDEWHGPLQQQSVRSWYKQLQYRHIPTDMVTLQPTTTLEELSEYKVIIYAHPAIMTDETAELLQAYVSQGGTLFFGARTGYKDLKGHCYMRPFPGAVAELCGVTVEDFTLIKGTVPAAKLEWSGASERLQEGTSTAGFNEVLHVEHPEVQVMAEYASEYYAGSPALTKRAVGQGQVWYYGAAYNEPVVDAILDEIGLSSPVDDLVEVPTEVELGIRSGEDKAYVFLLNYSDQQVAIKLKKEAKELLSGTTMQNEINMSAYGVFIFEIDLPQ, encoded by the coding sequence GTGGCAAAATCAATCCAATTGGATGAATTAAAAATGGGGGTCTGTTATTACCCTGAGCACTGGTCGGAACAGTTGTGGGAGGACGATTTCCGTAGAATGAAAGAGATGAATATCACAGTTATTCGGATGGCTGAATTTGCATGGTCCATCTTTGAACCGGAAGAAGGTCAGTTTGATTTTAGTTTTTTCCAGAAGGCATTGGATCTGGCACATCAATACGGCTTGAGCGTTATTTTGGGAACACCGACTGCAACACCACCAGCGTGGTTAACCTCGAAATATCCTGAAGTCTTAAACGCGAATAAGGACGGGGTATTGTATCAACACGGCATGCGACGCCATACCAACTACAGCAGCCCAATCTACAGACAGCAATGTGAGAAAATTGTGCGCAATATGGTGATTACCTATAAAGATCATCCGGCGCTTATTGGATGGCAGATCGATAACGAATTCAATTGTCATATGGATGTTTTCTATGCTGAGGCTGACCATGTCGCCTTCCGTGAATGGCTTAAGAATCGTTACGAATCGTTGGAGAATCTGAACCAGGCATGGGGAACCGTTTTCTGGAGTCAGACCTATACTGACTGGGAGCAAGTTCACCTTACCCGAAATATGGTCAGCCAATCGCCAAATCCTCACCTGGCATTAGATGAAAAGAGATTCATCTCAGCTAATACCATTTCATTTGCCAAGCTCCAAGTGGATATCATTCGGGAACTGGACCCGGAACGTTGGATCACAACGAACGGTACGTTTGGACACTTGGATAATCATGAAATGACAGAGGAGCTATTGGATTTCTTCTCTTATGATTCGTATCCGCAGTTTGCTACGATCTTCCCAGGGACAGACGACAATTCATTGAAAGACCGGGCATGGAGCATGAAACTGTCCAACGTCCGCAACATGTCACCGAACTTTTGCGTCATGGAACAGCAGTCTGGACCAGGAGGCTGGGTCGATAGTATCGGCATGGGTACGCCAAGACCGGGACAGATCCGATTATGGTCATATCAATCCGTTCTTCATGGAACAGATTTGCTCGTATATTTCCGCTGGCGGACGGCAACGTTCGGAACCGAGATGTACTGGCATGGCATCAATGATTACCATAATCAGCCCAACAGAAGGGTACGCGAGGTTGCACAAGTGGGTGAAGAGTTTGCCAAGATCGGGCGCGTTATTGCGGGCACTACATATCAAGCTGATGTTGCGATCCTGCAGGACTACGATAATATCTGGGATGGTGAGTTGGACGAGTGGCACGGTCCGCTTCAGCAACAGAGCGTACGTTCCTGGTATAAGCAGCTTCAGTATCGTCATATTCCGACGGACATGGTTACACTGCAACCAACGACAACACTGGAGGAGCTATCCGAATATAAGGTGATCATCTATGCTCACCCGGCCATCATGACAGACGAGACAGCAGAACTTCTGCAAGCCTATGTCAGTCAAGGAGGCACTCTGTTTTTCGGTGCTCGCACCGGATATAAGGATCTTAAGGGGCATTGTTACATGAGACCGTTCCCTGGGGCTGTCGCTGAGTTGTGTGGTGTAACTGTAGAGGACTTTACCTTAATCAAAGGAACCGTTCCAGCAGCCAAACTGGAATGGAGTGGGGCGAGTGAGCGACTTCAGGAGGGAACGTCAACGGCCGGATTTAACGAAGTTCTTCACGTGGAGCATCCCGAGGTGCAGGTCATGGCCGAGTATGCATCTGAATACTATGCAGGTAGCCCTGCATTGACCAAACGTGCGGTAGGTCAGGGGCAGGTATGGTATTACGGAGCGGCTTACAATGAACCGGTCGTAGATGCTATTCTAGATGAAATAGGGCTATCGTCACCTGTGGATGACCTGGTTGAGGTACCGACTGAGGTTGAACTTGGTATCCGTTCTGGTGAGGACAAAGCTTATGTATTTTTACTCAACTACTCGGATCAACAAGTGGCTATCAAGCTTAAGAAAGAAGCAAAAGAGTTACTATCGGGTACAACAATGCAGAATGAAATCAACATGTCCGCGTATGGTGTATTCATCTTTGAGATCGATTTGCCGCAATAA
- a CDS encoding AraC family transcriptional regulator, with protein MHVKEHIFLPKPVFPRYVCFPDFIGGYSDFPKHHVNREYRTKDINLDHCYNLHLVLEGKGFLDTGTACYELTRGQGFLYGPGLRQTYYSDSDDPWSIRWIHFYGVRLEELLNGKGVDEPWLFQCSNFPVVTSLMDKLLELGRGYQVEDEHSTAATLYELLTRLQSAASQINVSLNHTSERIREAGNYIRSHSNEHITLDHAAGIAGYSTTYFSRKFSQTFGISFPEFLMESRLLHAKQLLATTNLSIKQITLETGFSQSSYFIRCFKTQENVTPMQFRMMHNHSL; from the coding sequence ATGCACGTGAAAGAACACATCTTTCTCCCCAAACCGGTTTTCCCCAGATATGTATGTTTTCCCGATTTTATTGGAGGGTACAGTGACTTTCCGAAACATCATGTGAATCGGGAATATCGAACCAAAGATATCAACTTGGATCATTGCTATAATCTGCACCTTGTACTTGAAGGTAAAGGATTCCTGGACACAGGAACCGCTTGTTACGAGTTAACACGTGGGCAGGGATTCCTCTATGGTCCCGGTCTTAGACAAACGTACTATTCAGATTCGGATGATCCTTGGAGTATTCGTTGGATTCACTTCTACGGCGTTCGTCTCGAAGAACTGTTAAATGGAAAAGGCGTTGACGAGCCCTGGCTGTTTCAATGTTCCAACTTCCCGGTGGTTACCTCGTTAATGGACAAATTACTGGAGCTAGGAAGAGGCTATCAAGTGGAGGACGAGCACAGTACGGCAGCAACTCTATATGAACTTCTGACCCGATTGCAATCCGCAGCGAGCCAAATCAATGTTTCCTTAAATCACACTTCCGAGCGAATTCGTGAAGCAGGGAATTATATTCGTTCCCATAGTAACGAGCACATTACATTAGACCACGCTGCCGGGATTGCCGGATACAGTACAACATACTTTAGCCGAAAGTTCAGTCAGACGTTTGGCATCTCCTTCCCGGAATTCCTGATGGAATCCAGGCTATTACATGCGAAACAGCTGCTCGCAACAACCAACCTTTCTATTAAACAAATTACACTGGAAACGGGATTTTCACAGTCAAGCTACTTCATCCGATGTTTTAAAACCCAGGAAAATGTAACGCCTATGCAATTTCGAATGATGCACAATCATTCGTTATAG
- a CDS encoding helix-turn-helix transcriptional regulator, with amino-acid sequence MAIVINIDVMLAKRKMTVTELAERVEITIANISILKTGKAKAIRLSTLDAICKALDCQPGDILEYKADEDEETNEHL; translated from the coding sequence ATGGCCATTGTAATCAATATTGATGTGATGTTGGCAAAGCGGAAAATGACGGTCACCGAACTTGCTGAGAGAGTTGAGATCACGATCGCTAATATTTCCATATTAAAAACAGGAAAAGCGAAAGCGATCCGATTATCCACTCTGGATGCCATCTGTAAAGCACTGGATTGTCAGCCTGGAGATATATTAGAATATAAGGCTGATGAGGATGAAGAAACGAACGAGCATTTATGA
- a CDS encoding DUF2975 domain-containing protein, with translation MKRGTTIFLKLAVLLIGVPILALCIFGIPWLANNPVNPNYAGALYPIVIMMYVSVIPFIVALYQAFRLLSYIDKNEAFSLISVRSLKTIKYCAIVISSLYFVMLPFVYVVAEKDDAPGLILMGMVPIFASLVIAVFSAVLQRLLQEAIDIKSENDLVV, from the coding sequence GTGAAGCGAGGTACAACCATCTTTTTAAAATTGGCTGTGTTGCTTATTGGTGTTCCCATTCTTGCCTTATGTATATTCGGCATACCTTGGTTAGCGAACAACCCGGTGAATCCGAATTATGCAGGTGCACTATACCCCATAGTGATTATGATGTATGTGTCAGTTATTCCGTTTATCGTTGCACTGTACCAGGCATTCCGTCTGTTGAGCTACATCGACAAAAATGAAGCGTTCTCTCTAATATCAGTGAGATCCTTAAAAACAATAAAATATTGTGCTATTGTAATCAGTAGTCTCTATTTTGTGATGTTGCCATTTGTTTATGTTGTAGCAGAGAAAGATGATGCCCCGGGCCTCATCCTTATGGGAATGGTTCCTATTTTTGCTTCATTGGTTATTGCCGTATTTTCCGCGGTGCTCCAAAGATTGTTGCAGGAAGCGATTGATATTAAATCAGAAAATGACCTAGTGGTCTGA
- a CDS encoding DUF3024 domain-containing protein — MLDLFTLRRIQSVMNGYIHEKVPVPLRTMVKLTYVMNDNELILTEERPAEERYQWDKMHIARFYWEDNQWKVYARDEQSSWNPVDVIAPCSDFEDVLEQVERDEAGLFWRT; from the coding sequence ATGCTGGACTTGTTTACACTAAGAAGAATTCAGTCCGTAATGAACGGCTATATTCACGAGAAGGTACCTGTGCCACTGCGTACGATGGTGAAGTTGACATATGTGATGAATGACAATGAATTGATCCTGACTGAAGAAAGACCTGCGGAGGAGCGGTATCAATGGGACAAGATGCACATTGCCCGATTTTACTGGGAAGATAACCAGTGGAAGGTGTATGCCAGAGATGAACAGAGCAGCTGGAATCCGGTAGATGTAATTGCACCTTGTTCCGATTTTGAGGATGTACTCGAGCAGGTGGAACGGGATGAGGCTGGACTGTTCTGGCGTACGTGA
- the rpsN gene encoding 30S ribosomal protein S14, whose product MAKKSKVVREKQRQAIVAKYADLRRELKEKGDYEALQKLPRNASPTRLKNRCEVTGRPRGYLRKFKVSRIKFRELAHQGQIPGVTKSSW is encoded by the coding sequence ATGGCTAAAAAATCAAAAGTGGTACGTGAGAAGCAACGTCAGGCAATCGTGGCAAAATATGCGGACCTGCGCCGGGAACTGAAGGAAAAAGGGGATTACGAAGCCTTGCAGAAATTGCCGAGGAATGCATCTCCGACTCGTTTGAAGAACCGTTGTGAGGTAACAGGTCGGCCGCGGGGTTATCTACGCAAGTTCAAGGTATCTCGAATTAAGTTCAGAGAACTGGCTCATCAAGGACAGATTCCTGGGGTAACGAAATCCAGCTGGTAA
- a CDS encoding GTP-binding protein: MTQKQVPVTVLSGYLGSGKTTVLNHVLNNRQGLKVAVIVNDMSEVNIDAALVKGEATLSRTEEKLVELSNGCICCTLRDDLMQEIEKLVNEGKYDYILIESTGISEPVPVAQTFTYADEESGIDLTRLARLDCLVTVVDANRFWHDFGSGQSLLDRNQATGDEDTRDVVDLLIDQIETCDVLLLNKCDLVDDTELNKLEGIIRKLQPNAKIIRTENGQVNPSEILNTGRFDFEKVSMSAGWIQELEKESHTPETEEYGIGSFVYRRRKPFHPSRLAEFMSYWPEEVVRAKGLVWLAAEGDVAASLSQAGPSIQFGPAGHWVAALPEADKEEILRNEPDVLEKWDAQWGDRQTELVMIGIEMERASIEDELDQCLLSDEEMLADWGHFDNPLPWPVEAV; this comes from the coding sequence ATGACACAAAAGCAAGTTCCGGTAACCGTACTGAGTGGTTACCTCGGTTCAGGGAAAACGACGGTTTTGAATCACGTGTTGAACAACAGACAAGGGCTTAAGGTTGCTGTGATCGTCAACGACATGAGTGAGGTCAACATTGATGCTGCGCTGGTCAAGGGGGAGGCAACCTTGTCTCGAACTGAAGAGAAGCTGGTGGAATTGTCCAATGGCTGTATCTGCTGCACCTTGCGAGATGATCTGATGCAGGAGATTGAGAAGCTGGTGAACGAAGGCAAGTATGATTATATTTTGATCGAGTCCACCGGGATCAGTGAACCTGTTCCCGTTGCACAGACCTTTACATACGCCGATGAGGAGTCGGGTATTGATTTGACTCGCCTGGCTCGATTGGATTGTCTGGTAACGGTGGTGGATGCTAATCGATTCTGGCATGATTTTGGATCAGGGCAGAGTCTTCTGGACCGTAACCAAGCGACCGGAGATGAGGACACCCGTGATGTCGTAGACTTGTTGATTGATCAGATCGAAACCTGTGATGTGCTGCTGCTGAACAAATGTGATCTGGTTGATGACACCGAGCTGAACAAGCTCGAAGGCATTATTCGCAAGCTACAGCCTAATGCCAAGATCATTCGGACTGAGAATGGACAGGTGAATCCGTCTGAGATTCTGAATACAGGCCGCTTTGATTTTGAGAAGGTGAGCATGTCCGCCGGATGGATTCAGGAATTGGAGAAGGAGTCGCATACACCGGAAACCGAGGAATATGGCATTGGTTCCTTTGTATATCGCCGCAGAAAGCCGTTCCATCCTTCCCGTCTGGCTGAATTCATGAGTTACTGGCCGGAAGAAGTGGTACGTGCCAAAGGTTTGGTATGGCTCGCGGCCGAAGGGGATGTTGCTGCAAGCCTCAGCCAGGCAGGGCCATCCATTCAGTTCGGTCCTGCGGGACATTGGGTCGCGGCGTTGCCGGAAGCGGACAAGGAAGAAATTTTGCGTAACGAGCCGGATGTTCTGGAGAAATGGGATGCCCAGTGGGGAGATCGTCAGACGGAGCTTGTCATGATCGGGATCGAAATGGAGCGTGCAAGCATTGAAGATGAGCTGGACCAGTGCCTGCTCAGTGATGAAGAAATGCTGGCCGACTGGGGCCATTTCGACAATCCACTGCCATGGCCTGTGGAAGCCGTATAA
- a CDS encoding MFS transporter produces MTATSNGKLNPVSFSFIRFYMLAFLFFAANSALTIILPLRSEAAGLNQAEIGLMMGAYMFTCMLLRPFAAQLLGKHGPLRVMQWLLLLHAGTLLLFVVFGVETYLWLRALQGVATAFFSMTMQAGIVEKLEDKDRAQGLSMYTLFTMVPSLVIPILAIQIWENASDLAFTLLMIGLAALPLLIGYNVDLPRSTVQNKSYTLGDMFRSFGGIWRSTPLLISSVVMLFASCVFGATATFLPLYMVSTGMASAGVFLTIQGLVVILCRFILRKKIPSDGSWNTWLMAGLMLCAALGTQLLSLMETIGPLVYLSAVFSGFALALLYPTLTTYLSFVLPADSRYVLMGIFMSSYDLGFSLGGLAMGLIVQVSSYSTMFMICTLLSIAAMILVVVFRQRMEAGNKASSVVSI; encoded by the coding sequence ATGACGGCAACATCCAATGGGAAATTAAATCCGGTATCCTTTTCGTTTATCCGGTTTTATATGCTGGCCTTTTTATTTTTTGCGGCGAATTCAGCTTTGACGATTATTCTGCCTTTGCGAAGCGAGGCCGCCGGTTTGAATCAGGCTGAGATTGGTCTGATGATGGGGGCATACATGTTCACTTGTATGCTCTTGAGACCTTTTGCAGCACAGCTGCTGGGTAAGCATGGGCCGCTTCGAGTGATGCAATGGCTATTGCTTCTGCATGCGGGCACGTTGCTGTTATTTGTTGTTTTTGGTGTGGAGACGTATCTGTGGTTGCGAGCTCTGCAAGGGGTGGCTACGGCCTTTTTCTCCATGACGATGCAGGCGGGTATTGTGGAAAAGTTGGAGGACAAAGACCGGGCACAAGGGCTGTCCATGTACACCCTGTTTACGATGGTTCCTTCTCTGGTCATTCCGATCCTTGCCATACAAATCTGGGAAAATGCCAGTGATCTGGCGTTTACGCTGCTGATGATCGGTCTGGCGGCTCTGCCACTTCTGATTGGATATAATGTAGATCTGCCGCGGAGTACCGTGCAGAACAAATCGTATACCTTGGGCGATATGTTTCGTTCATTCGGAGGCATCTGGCGCAGTACGCCACTGCTAATCAGCAGTGTGGTGATGTTGTTTGCGTCCTGCGTTTTTGGGGCAACAGCGACCTTCCTTCCCTTGTATATGGTATCCACCGGAATGGCAAGTGCAGGCGTATTTCTGACGATTCAGGGACTGGTTGTGATCCTGTGCAGGTTTATTTTGCGTAAAAAAATTCCGTCCGACGGTAGCTGGAATACCTGGCTGATGGCAGGGTTAATGCTCTGTGCTGCACTGGGAACCCAGTTGCTCAGTCTAATGGAGACCATCGGGCCACTGGTGTATTTATCCGCGGTATTTAGCGGTTTTGCTCTGGCATTGTTGTACCCGACATTAACCACATATCTGTCTTTTGTGCTGCCCGCGGATTCCAGATATGTACTCATGGGGATTTTCATGTCCTCGTATGACCTTGGATTCTCTCTGGGTGGACTGGCAATGGGGCTTATTGTGCAAGTGAGTTCGTATTCGACCATGTTTATGATCTGCACGTTGCTCTCTATTGCAGCGATGATTCTGGTGGTTGTTTTCAGGCAACGGATGGAAGCGGGGAATAAGGCCAGTTCAGTGGTGTCTATATAA
- a CDS encoding MFS transporter gives MSGAMSWPFLRLYILVLLYFSANAILNVIIPLQGESLGASGTTIGLIMGAYMFTTMFFRPWAGRIIQKHGPIKILRLILIINGFALILYTFTGLGGYLVARILQGVSTAFFSMALQIGIIDALPEKDRSQGISYYSLFSYIPGIVGPVIALGIWQTGGMDYFTVVLIGIAVCTGVFGYTAKMEPSKEQPAVDPSEQNVSMWESFGQLVKNPHLFRCSVLMLAASVVFGAITTFIPLYASQVPNGNAGVYLMLQAGTVVLARIMLRKRIPSDGSWHSPFMMGTMCLLAVAAQCVSFAVTGGVVYFYVGAVFMGIGQAILYPTLTTYLSFVLPKLNRNVLIGLFIAMADLGISLGGVIMGPVADFSSYSFMYMMCAILGAVMIVFAYERRRPVSGTSVS, from the coding sequence GTGAGTGGAGCGATGTCTTGGCCTTTTCTACGCTTGTACATACTGGTTCTTCTATATTTCAGTGCCAATGCCATTCTTAACGTGATCATCCCATTGCAAGGCGAGTCCTTGGGTGCGAGCGGTACAACGATCGGACTAATCATGGGTGCTTATATGTTCACAACGATGTTCTTCAGACCCTGGGCCGGTCGGATTATTCAAAAGCATGGACCAATCAAAATATTGCGTCTGATTCTGATTATCAATGGATTTGCGCTGATTTTATATACCTTTACGGGACTTGGCGGTTATTTGGTTGCTCGTATTTTGCAAGGTGTATCGACAGCGTTCTTCTCCATGGCTTTGCAGATTGGCATTATTGATGCCCTTCCGGAGAAAGATCGCTCTCAGGGGATTTCGTATTATTCGCTGTTCAGTTATATACCGGGGATCGTGGGACCTGTTATTGCATTAGGAATCTGGCAGACGGGTGGCATGGATTATTTTACAGTGGTTCTGATCGGTATTGCCGTCTGTACGGGTGTTTTCGGATATACTGCCAAAATGGAACCAAGCAAGGAGCAACCTGCTGTGGATCCATCGGAGCAGAACGTGAGCATGTGGGAATCCTTTGGTCAGCTGGTGAAGAATCCACATTTATTTCGTTGCAGTGTGTTAATGCTCGCTGCTTCCGTTGTATTTGGCGCGATTACCACCTTTATTCCGCTGTATGCGAGCCAAGTACCAAACGGGAATGCTGGCGTATATCTGATGCTTCAGGCAGGAACGGTGGTGCTGGCTCGAATTATGCTTCGAAAAAGGATTCCTTCCGATGGCAGTTGGCATTCTCCTTTCATGATGGGCACCATGTGTCTGCTCGCCGTAGCTGCGCAATGTGTCAGTTTTGCCGTGACAGGCGGAGTGGTCTATTTCTATGTGGGTGCTGTGTTCATGGGAATCGGTCAGGCGATCCTGTATCCGACACTCACGACCTATTTATCTTTTGTGTTGCCTAAGCTGAATCGAAACGTTCTGATCGGTTTATTTATCGCGATGGCGGATCTGGGTATTTCTCTGGGTGGTGTGATTATGGGACCCGTCGCTGACTTCTCTTCCTATTCATTTATGTACATGATGTGTGCTATCCTAGGAGCGGTAATGATTGTTTTTGCCTACGAACGGCGTAGACCCGTGTCAGGTACATCTGTGAGTTGA
- a CDS encoding ABC transporter ATP-binding protein, with the protein MLKVEGIEKSYNQGGLFSKHKQQVLKQVTFECQQGECLGIIGESGSGKSTLGRLILGIERPDRGTISLDGKDVQDRRVRMGNISAVFQNYTSSINPFLTVEAAIMEPMQAQQKLRKDQSNSEKVDLLLSQVGLDPSYRSKYPHELSGGEAQRVCIARAISTAPKLIVFDEAISSLDVSVQIQVLQLLKELKEIYKLSYVFITHDIQAAAYICDRVIIFREGQVVEIVPIEQLKDVQSDYAKRLLKHLITF; encoded by the coding sequence ATGCTAAAGGTGGAAGGTATCGAAAAATCATATAACCAAGGCGGACTGTTCTCCAAGCACAAACAACAAGTTTTGAAACAGGTTACCTTTGAATGCCAGCAGGGTGAGTGTCTCGGTATCATCGGTGAAAGCGGAAGCGGTAAATCTACGTTGGGCCGTCTGATTCTGGGCATTGAACGCCCGGATCGTGGAACGATCTCGCTCGATGGTAAAGACGTACAGGATCGACGTGTACGGATGGGTAACATTAGCGCCGTTTTTCAAAATTATACGTCCTCCATCAATCCATTTCTTACCGTGGAAGCTGCCATTATGGAACCGATGCAAGCACAGCAAAAGCTGCGAAAGGATCAAAGTAATTCAGAGAAGGTGGATCTGTTGCTGAGCCAAGTTGGACTGGACCCTTCCTATAGATCCAAATATCCGCATGAACTATCGGGCGGGGAGGCTCAGAGAGTGTGCATTGCCAGAGCGATCTCGACAGCCCCAAAACTTATCGTGTTTGATGAAGCGATCAGCTCATTGGACGTGTCCGTTCAGATCCAGGTGTTGCAATTGTTGAAAGAGCTTAAGGAAATCTACAAGCTGAGCTATGTCTTTATCACACATGATATACAGGCGGCAGCCTATATCTGTGACAGGGTAATCATTTTCAGAGAGGGACAGGTTGTAGAGATCGTTCCTATTGAGCAGCTAAAGGATGTTCAGTCAGACTATGCGAAGCGATTATTGAAGCATTTAATTACATTTTAG
- a CDS encoding ABC transporter ATP-binding protein, protein MNIVEVEHLKVWDTNTDKVIIHDSSFEVKQGSCMAIVGESGSGKSVTCRALMRLNKPWIRQSGTMLFQGEDLNQISEPEMRRKRGKHLCMILQNGMSAFDPSCVIGVHIRETLQQHFGWNTREVERKIIHAMESVMLRHPREILNQYPHQLSGGMLQRIMIALALVLEPDLIIADEPTTALDTISQYEVVEQLIQLRERMGCSMMFISHDLGVVQKIADDVMVMKDGEIVERGSMHSVLTEPKHAYTQYLVSTRLELSNHFKALMQGES, encoded by the coding sequence ATGAATATAGTCGAGGTTGAACATTTGAAGGTATGGGACACCAATACAGACAAAGTGATCATTCATGACAGTTCATTTGAAGTTAAGCAGGGAAGCTGTATGGCCATTGTAGGGGAAAGTGGTAGCGGTAAATCCGTTACGTGCAGAGCTCTCATGCGATTGAACAAGCCATGGATTCGCCAATCGGGCACGATGTTATTCCAGGGCGAAGACCTGAACCAGATTTCGGAACCGGAGATGCGGCGTAAGCGGGGCAAGCATCTATGTATGATTTTGCAAAATGGCATGAGTGCATTTGATCCTTCCTGTGTCATTGGTGTTCATATTCGGGAGACGCTTCAGCAGCATTTTGGCTGGAACACCCGTGAGGTTGAACGGAAAATCATCCATGCGATGGAAAGCGTCATGCTCAGACATCCGCGCGAGATTCTGAATCAATATCCACATCAGCTGTCCGGTGGGATGCTGCAACGAATCATGATTGCACTGGCATTGGTGCTGGAGCCTGATCTGATTATTGCGGATGAGCCAACAACGGCACTGGATACGATCTCTCAATATGAAGTGGTGGAGCAATTGATTCAATTACGTGAACGCATGGGCTGTTCCATGATGTTCATCTCCCATGATCTCGGCGTTGTTCAGAAGATTGCAGATGACGTGATGGTCATGAAGGACGGCGAGATCGTAGAGCGCGGTAGCATGCATTCTGTTTTGACAGAGCCGAAGCATGCCTATACGCAGTATCTGGTCTCTACCCGGCTGGAGCTGAGCAATCATTTTAAGGCGTTGATGCAGGGGGAGTCATAG
- the opp1C gene encoding nickel/cobalt ABC transporter permease, protein MRILKNLSKDKLAMTSLVVIIATLMAGILAPLIAPHDPGQVNMKLRYASSSWEYLLGNDHLGRCVLSRLIYGIRPSVLWVLVALSLSVLIGAIVGFIAGYFKGKVDAWIMRVCDIMLSFPGYVMTLAVVGILGAGLENILIAFVWMKWAWFARVIRTSVMQFSDMDYVKFAKASGTPNLRIITKHIVPVTFADIAVIASGSMCSMMLQISGLSFLGLGIQAPHAEWGMMLNEAREVMFSRPELMLAPGLAIVVVVSAFNFLSDALQVALDPKLMTSQGKSDKSYESEVRKTTYEYSRG, encoded by the coding sequence ATGCGAATATTGAAAAATCTGAGCAAAGACAAGCTTGCGATGACCTCTTTGGTGGTGATTATCGCTACGCTTATGGCGGGCATTTTGGCTCCGCTTATTGCGCCGCATGATCCTGGACAAGTGAACATGAAGCTTCGATACGCCTCTTCGTCTTGGGAGTATCTATTAGGCAATGATCATCTGGGCAGATGTGTACTATCCCGGCTTATCTATGGTATCCGTCCAAGTGTGTTATGGGTGCTGGTTGCACTCAGTTTATCTGTTCTGATCGGGGCTATTGTTGGATTCATTGCGGGTTACTTCAAGGGGAAAGTGGATGCATGGATTATGAGAGTCTGTGACATTATGCTGTCTTTTCCCGGATACGTGATGACACTGGCGGTGGTTGGCATTTTGGGTGCAGGACTGGAGAACATTTTGATTGCCTTTGTGTGGATGAAATGGGCCTGGTTTGCCCGCGTTATTCGAACATCTGTGATGCAATTCTCTGATATGGATTATGTGAAATTCGCTAAAGCCTCTGGCACGCCTAATCTGAGAATTATAACCAAACATATTGTTCCGGTTACCTTTGCCGATATTGCTGTCATTGCCAGTGGTTCCATGTGTTCGATGATGTTGCAGATCTCCGGCCTTTCCTTTCTGGGGCTTGGCATTCAGGCTCCGCATGCGGAGTGGGGCATGATGCTCAATGAGGCGAGGGAAGTCATGTTCTCCAGACCTGAATTGATGTTGGCACCGGGCCTGGCCATTGTGGTGGTGGTATCTGCTTTTAATTTTCTATCGGATGCCCTTCAAGTGGCTCTGGACCCCAAATTGATGACCTCTCAAGGTAAGTCTGACAAGTCTTACGAAAGTGAGGTGAGAAAGACCACTTATGAATATAGTCGAGGTTGA